In the Parashewanella tropica genome, GGAAACCCCACACTACCATCGGCGAGGCTGCGTTTCACTTCTGAGTTCGGGATGGGATCAGGTGGGACCACAGCTCTATTGTCACCAGACAAATTCTTTTCAATTTAAATAATGGTGCTGATACCCAGAATCGAACTGGGGACCTCATCCTTACCAAGGATGCGCTCTACCGACTGAGCCATATCAGCAAATTCTTCAAGTCTAATCTGACTTGTATCTTCACTTTTAGTGCCAGTAAAGATTTAATAATCTTATCTACTTATGTAGATTTATCGGTTGTGTAAGGAAATTTTGAATTGAGAAGCGCAGTGTACGCTAGTACTTGAGCATCGCAAATATCAAAAGTTGCAATCACAACTAGATAAATTTGGCGTCTGGCAATGACCTACTCTCACATGGGGAAACCCCACACTACCATCGGCGAGGCTGCGTTTCACTTCTGAGTTCGGGATGGATTCAGGTGGGACCACAGCTCTATTGTCACCAGACAAATTCTGTTATTTAACATTCGGAAAGCTGTTTGTGTTTCTCAACGTTCTCGCTTCATTAAGCGCTTTGTATTCTTTCTAAGGTTTAGCAAATTACTCTGAACTTTTAGTTCAGTAAAACCCATTAGGGTTGTATGGTTAAGCCTCACGAGTCATTAGTACAGGTTAGCTCAACGCCTCACAACGCTTACACACCCTGCCTATCAACGTCCTGGTCTCGGACGGCTCTTTAGAGACCTCTAAGGTCTAGGGATGACTCATCTCAGGGCTCGCTTCCCGCTTAGATGCTTTCAGCGGTTATCGATTCCGAACGTAGCTACCGGGCAATGCATTTGGCAATACAACCCGAACACCAGCGGTTCGTCCACTCCGGTCCTCTCGTACTAGGAGCAGCTCCCTTCAATCATCCAACGCCCACGGCAGATAGGGACCGAACTGTCTCACGACGTTCTGAACCCAGCTCGCGTACCACTTTAAATGGCGAACAGCCATACCCTTGGGACCGACTTCAGCCCCAGGATGTGATGAGCCGACATCGAGGTGCCAAACACCGCCGTCGATATGAACTCTTGGGCGGTATCAGCCTGTTATCCCCGGAGTACCTTTTATCCGTTGAGCGATGGCCCTTCCATTCAGAACCACCGGATCACTATGACCTACTTTCGTACCTGCTCGACGTGTCTGTCTCGCAGTTAAGCTAGCTTATGCCATTGCACTAACCACACGATGTCCGACCGTGTTTAGCTAACCTTCGTGCTCCTCCGTTACTCTTTGGGAGGAGACCGCCCCAGTCAAACTACCCACCAGGCACTGTCCTCAACCCCGATTAGGGGCCAGAGTTAGAACATCAACACTACAAGGGTGGTATTTCAAGGATGGCTCCATGCTATCTGGCGACAACACTTCAAAGCCTCCCACCTATCCTACACATGTAGGGTCAATGTTCAGTGCCAAGCTATAGTAAAGGTTCACGGGGTCTTTCCGTCTAGCCGCGGGTATACGGCATCTTCACCGCAATTTCAACTTCACTGAGTCTCGGCTGGAGACAGCGTGGCCATCATTACGCCATTCGTGCAGGTCGGAACTTACCCGACAAGGAATTTCGCTACCTTAGGACCGTTATAGTTACGGCCGCCGTTTACCGGGGCTTCGATCATGAGCTTCGACCTAAGTCTAACCCAATCAATTAACCTTCCGGCACCGGGCAGGCGTCACACCGTATACGTCATCTTGCGATTTTGCACAGTGCTGTGTTTTTGATAAACAGTTGCAGCCACCTGGTATCTGCGACTGCCAACAGCTTAGGGAGCAAGTCCCATCACCGTCAGCAGCGTACCTTCTCCCGAAGTTACGGTACCATTTTGCCTAGTTCCTTCAGCCGAGTTCTCTCAAGCGCCTTGGTATTCTCTACCCAACCACCTGTGTCGGTTTGGGGTACGATTCCTTTTTACCTGAAGCTTAGAAGATTTTCCTGGAAGCAGGGCATCGACTACTTCATGTCCGTAGACACTCGTCATCAGCTCTCAGTTATAGCGAACCGGATTTGCCTAATTCACCAACCTACAGCCTTAAACCGGGACAACCAACGCCCGGATAGCCTAGCCTTCTCCGTCCCTCCATCGCAGTAAAAAGAAGTACCGGAATATTAACCGGTTTCCCATCGACTACGCCTTTCGGCCTCGCCTTAGGGGTCGACTCACCCTGCCCTGATTAACATTGGACAGGAACCCTTGGTCTTTCGGCGAGGGAGTTTTTCACTCCCTTTATCGTTACTCATGTCAGCATTCGCACTTCTGATATGTCCACTGTGGGTTACCCCTTCAGCTTCTTCCACTTACAGAACGCTCCTCTACCGCTCAAGATAAATCTTGAACCCGCAGCTTCGGTGGTATGTTTAGCCCCGTTACATCTTCCGCGCAGGCCGACTCGACTAGTGAGCTATTACGCTTTCTTTAAAGGGTGGCTGCTTCTAAGCCAACCTCCTAGCTGTCTAAGCCTTCCCACATCGTTTCCCACTTAACATACACTTTGGGACCTTAGCTGGCGGTCTGGGTTGTTTCCCTTTCCACGACGGACGTTAGCACCCGCCGTGTGTCTCCCGGATAGCACTCTTTGGTATTCGGAGTTTGCAAAGGGTTGGTAAGTCGGGATGACCCCCTAGCCTTAACAGTGCTCTACCCCCAAAGGTGTTCGTCCGAGGCGCTACCTAAATAGCTTTCGAGGAGAACCAGATATCTCCCGGTTTGATTGGCCTTTCACCCCCAGCCACAAGTCATCACCGCATTTTTCAACATACGTGTGTTCGGTCCTCCAGTTGATGTTACTCAACCTTCAACCTGCCCATGGCTAGATCACCGGGTTTCGGGTCTACACCTAGCAACTATTCGCGCAGTTAACACTCGGTTTCCCTACGGCTCCGCTATTCGCTTAACCTCGCTACTAAATGTAAGTCGCTGACCCATTATACAAAAGGTACGCAGTCACGGTCTCAAGGACCGCTCCCACTGCTTGTACGTATACGGTTTCAGGTTCTATTTCACTCCCCTCACAGGGGTTCTTTTCGCCTTTCCCTCACGGTACTGGTTCACTATCGGTCAGTCAGGAGTATTTAGCCTTGGAGGATGGTCCCCCCATGTTCAGACAACATATCACGTGTGCCGTCCTACTCGATTTCATTTTAAAGTCGTTTTCGTGTACGGGGCTATCACCCTGTGCCGCCGCGCTTCCCAACGCGTTCCACTAACTTCTATAAAACTTAAGGGCTAATCCCCGTTCGCTCGCCGCTACTAGGGGAATCTCGGTTGATTTCTTTTCCTATGGGTACTTAGATGTTTCAGTTCCCCACGTTCGCCTCCTAACGCTATGTATTCACGTTAGGATGATGTCTTATGACACCGGGTTGCCCCATTCGGAAATCCAAGTCTGTAATGGTTTTTATCACCTTAACTTGGCTTATCGCAGATTAACACGTCCTTCATCGCCTCTGACTGCCAAGGCATCCACCGTATACGCTTAGTCACTTAACCATACAACACTAATAAGTCTTTACGCTTATCAATATCAAAGCTAGCAACTTGCTGGTTTGATAAGTGTGTTTCCACACTCGCCTTAGTCTGAATACTCAATGCACTTAATAAAGTGTTGAGAACTTCTTTTGGCATTCTTCTCTTTAAAAGAGTCAAATGTCAGTTTTAATAATCAAAATAAATTGACTACTAAAGGATTTTTGAGATTTTGTATATTCAATAACTTTCGTTATCAAATTTACTATCAGCTTTCCAAATTGTTAAAGAGCAAGGCTAAAAAAAGCCAAAGGTAAAATTTTCATTTTAACTTTGGCCTCTATAAGAGGTTCACATGAGTGGTGGAGCTATGCGGGATCGAACCGCAGACCTCCTGCGTGCAAGGCAGGCGCTCTCCCAGCTGAGCTATAGCCCCATCATGTGTCGATACGGTTTGTCCAAATCAGTCGATTACAACGTAAGATGTATTCGAGCTAATGCAAGGCGTGAAATGAGGAAGTTTATGAATAATAAACGACGAGTTTCACAACGCAGCAATAGCGAAGAATTGGTGGGTCTGAGTAGACTTGAACTACCGACCTCACGCTTATCAGGCGTGCGCTCTAACCAGCTGAGCTACAGACCCTTCGTATCTTTTTGCCTTTCATATCAAGCATATCTGTGTGAACACTCTACAGGACGAACATCTTGTCGATAAGGAGGTGATCCAGCCCCAGGTTCCCCTAGGGCTACCTTGTTACGACTTCACCCCAGTCATGAACCACACCGTGGTAAACGTCCTCCCGAAGGTTAGACTATCTACTTCTGGTGCAGCCCACTCCCATGGTGTGACGGGCGGTGTGTACAAGGCCCGGGAACGTATTCACCGCGGCATTCTGATCCGCGATTACTAGCGATTCCGACTTCATGGAGTCGAGTTGCAGACTCCAATCCGGACTACGAGCACCTTTCTGAGATTAGCTCCACCTCGCGGCTTCGCAACCCTCTGTAATGCCCATTGTAGCACGTGTGTAGCCCTACTCGTAAGGGCCATGATGACTTGACGTCGTCCCCACCTTCCTCCGGTTTATCACCGGCAGTCTCCCTAAAGTTCCCACCCGAAGTGCTGGCAAATAAGGATAAGGGTTGCGCTCGTTGCGGGACTTAACCCAACATTTCACAACACGAGCTGACGACAGCCATGCAGCACCTGTCTCAGAGTTCCCGAAGGCACCAATCCATCTCTGGAAAGTTCTCTGGATGTCAAGAGTAGGTAAGGTTCTTCGCGTTGCATCGAATTAAACCACATGCTCCACCGCTTGTGCGGGCCCCCGTCAATTCATTTGAGTTTTAACCTTGCGGCCGTACTCCCCAGGCGGTCTACTTAATGCGTTAGCTTGAGAACCCAGTCTTCAAGAGACCAAATTCCGAGTAGACATCGTTTACGGCGTGGACTACCAGGGTATCTAATCCTGTTTGCTCCCCACGCTTTCGTGCCTGAGCGTCAGTCTTTGTCCAGGGGGCCGCCTTCGCCACCGGTATTCCTTCAGATCTCTACGCATTTCACCGCTACACCTGAAATTCTACCCCCCTCTACAAGACTCTAGTTTGCCAGTTTCAAATGCGATTCCCAGGTTAAGCCCGGGGCTTTCACATCTGACTTAGCAAACCGCCTGCGCACGCTTTACGCCCAGTAATTCCGATTAACGCTCGCACCCTCCGTATTACCGCGGCTGCTGGCACGGAGTTAGCCGGTGCTTCTTCTGCGAGTAACGTCACAGCTAGCAGGTATTAACTACTAACCTTTCCTCCTCGCTGAAAGTGCTTTACAACCCTAGGGCCTTCTTCACACACGCGGCATGGCTGCATCAGGGTTCCCCCCATTGTGCAATATTCCCCACTGCTGCCTCCCGTAGGAGTCTGGGCCGTGTCTCAGTCCCAGTGTGGCTGATCATCCTCTCAGAACAGCTAGGGATCGTCGCCTAGGTGAGCCTTTACCTCACCTACTAGCTAATCCCACCTGGGCTTATCCAATTGCGAGAAGTCCGAAGAGCCTCCCCTTTTCCCCGTAGGGTTTATGCGGTATTAGCCATCGTTTCCAATGGTTATCCCCCACAACTGGGCAAATTCCCAGGCATTACTCACCCGTCCGCCGCTCGACGCCGAGGTGCAAGCACCTCTCGTTTCCGCTCGACTTGCATGTGTTAGGCCTGCCGCCAGCGTTCAATCTGAGCCATGATCAAACTCTTCAATTAAAAGTTTAATTTGTTCACCCTAAGATGAACTACTCAATGAATTCTGTCGTTGACTCGTCATTTAAGACAAATCAATTTGCATGTCTGAAATCAGTTAAATTAATAACTCATTTCAATCAGTGCGGACTCTTCATTGATAGAATTTTTGTTAGCACCCGAAGATGATAACTGGATGTTTCTATCTCTGTGAGTGTCCACACAGATTTGCTTGATACTTATTTTTAAAGAACATTGTGCTTTTATCAGCACCCCGTCGAGTCGTTGTTCTCAGCGGGTCAGGGCTGCGTATTCTACGCATTTCCCTGTGGCCGTCAACACTTTTTTTAAAGTTTTTTCTGGCCGTTTGAAAAGTGATTAAATCCTCTTCAAACCCTGACTCGTCTTGCTTGCTGCTACATCGCTGTAGTGCCTGCTGTGCCGTGTCAGTGGTGGCGCATTATAGGGAGCTTAGAATTTTGCGCAACCCTTTTTTTAAGGTTTTTTGCATTTATTTTTTACTACCAAATTAAGCACATTAAACACACCTTTAACTCACAGAGTTATCCACATTCTCGACTTTTTAGTGCTTATTTTCACTGTCTAGCCAATCTATATATTTGAAGCCGCCTTAAATTATCTTCACCTATTACCGATGATGCTGTACTTAAACATAAAAAAAGCGCTTCATATTAGAAGCGCTTTTCTATGTTTACTTATATAAGTTGGCTTTTAGTTCAAACGGCCATGACATTGCTTGTATTTCTTACCAGAACCACATGGACATGGATCATTGCGCCCAATCTTCTCACCTTCTCTTACGATCGGGGTGTGGTTAGCCATTTCCGCTGTCATTTCATCACCGCTTGCCATCGACTCAGCTTGTGCATGTTGATACTCACGATGCAGACGAGCTTCTTCTTCACGGCGACGTTGTTCCATTTCTTCAACTTCAGATTGTGCTTGTACCTGAACTTTAGAAAGAATGCTGATCACATCATATTTAAGTGACTCCAACATTTCTTGGAAAAGCTCAAACGACTCACGCTTGTATTCTTGCTTTGGATTCTTTTGCGCATAACCACGTAAGTGAATACCTTGACGAAGATGATCCATTGCCGCTAAGTGTTCTTTCCATAATGTATCGAGCGTTTGTAGCATTACTGATTTTTCAAATTGACGTAATACATCAGGACCGACCATTTCTTGCTTTTGCGCGTATTCTTTAGCCCAAGTATCTACTATACGTTCGCGAAGTGTTTCTTCATGAAGATCATCTTCTTTATCTAGCCACTCTTGAACAGGTAATTTCAGACCAAATTCTTGCTGAAGACGTGTTTCTAAACCAGGAACATCCCAAAGCTCTTCAATAGACTGAGGCGGAATGTACTGATCGATCATGCCATTAAGTACATCATCTTTAATGCTGGCGATGGTTTCTTCAATATGCTCAGCATCCATCAGATCATTACGTTGAGAATACACCACTTGACGTTGGTCATTGGCAACATCATCAAACTCAAGTAATTGCTTACGGATATCGAAGTTACGTGCTTCTACTTTACGTTGTGCATTTTCAATGGCACGTGATACCCATGGGTGCTCAATCGCTTCACCTTCTTCCATGCCCAACTTCTTCATCATGCCAGATACACGATCAGAGGCGAAGATACGCATCAAGCTGTCTTCCATAGATAAGTAGAATCGAGAAGAACCGGCATCACCTTGACGACCAGAACGACCACGAAGCTGGTTATCAATACGGCGGGATTCGTGACGCTCAGTACCTAGAATATGTAAACCACCTGCTGCAACGACTTCGTCATGACGGATTTGCCAATCAGATTTGATTTTTGCTACTTGGTCGTCAGTTGGATTGTCTAGTGCGGCAACTTCAACGTTCCAGTTACCACCCAATACGATATCGGTACCACGACCAGCCATGTTAGTTGCAACGGTTACTGAACCCGAGCGACCGGCTTGCGCAACAATTTCTGCTTCTTTTTCGTGAAATTTAGCGTTCAATACATGGTGCGGAATTTTTTCTTGCTTCATTAAGCGTGACAATAATTCAGATTGCTCAATCGAAACGGTACCAACCAAGACTGGCTGACCACGTTCACGACAGTCTCTGATGTCATCAAGAATAGCGTTGTACTTTTCACGAGCAGTTAAATAAACCAAGTCAGCACGATCATCGCGAATCATTGGTTTGTTGGTTGGCACAACAACCGTGTCTAAACCATAGATGTGTTGGAATTCGAAGGCTTCAGTATCGGCTGTACCTGTCATACCCGCTAACTTTTCGTATAAGCGGAAGTAATTTTGGAAGGTAATCGATGCCAACGTTTGGTTTTCGTTTTGAATGTCGACGCCTTCTTTGGCTTCTACCGCTTGGTGTAGACCTTCAGACCAACGACGCCCCGGCATAGTACGACCCGTGTGTTCATCAACAATGACAACTTCACCGTCAGCGACGATATAGTCAACGTCTTTTTCAAATAAGGTATGTGCACGCAAGCCAGCATTTACATGGTGCAGTAATGAAATGTTCGCAGCAGAATAGAGTGAATCACCTTCTTGCAGTAATCCCGTTTCAATAAGCAAGTTTTCAATCTTTTCTTGACCACGTTCAGTCATATGAACTTGCTTAGATTTTTCATCTACGCTGTAGTCACCGTCGCCAGTGAACTCATCACTGTCTTCTTTTTCTTGTGAAACAAGATTCGGAATAAGTTTATTAACTTTGATGTATAACTCAGAACTGTCTTCTGCCGCACCAGAAATAATCAGTGGCGTACGAGCTTCATCGATAAGAATCGAGTCTACTTCGTCAATCAGTGCATAGTGAAGTGGACGTTGAACACGCTCTTGAGGTGAAAACGCCATGTTGTCACGAAGGTAGTCAAAACCAAATTCGTTGTTGGTGCCGTAAGTAATGTCAGCTGCGTAAGCTTGCTTTTTCTCTTCTGGTGCAAGACCAGCTACGTTGATACCAACACTTAAACCAAGAAATTCAAACAATGGACGGTTTAACTCGGCGTCACGACCTGCAAGGTAATCGTTCACGGTAATGATGTGTACACCTTTACCTGTTAACGCGTTTAGGTATGCCGGCAAAGTTGCGGTTAGCGTTTTACCCTCACCTGTACGCATTTCTGCGATGCGGTTACTGTCTAATACCATGCCGCCAAGTAACTGAACATCAAAGTGACGCATTTCGAAAACACGTTTAGAGGCTTCACGTACAACGGCAAATGCTTCTGGCGTGATGCTATCTAACGTTTCGCCATCTTCAATACGCTTGCGAAACTCATTGGTTTTCTCTGCAAGTTCGTTGTCTGAAAGCTTCTCAAAATCCGCTTCCATTGCGTTAATTTGGGTGACAACTTTTCCTAAACTTTTTAGGGTGCGTTCGTTACGGCTACCAAATATTTTTGTTAGTAATTTTCCAAACATCTGAATCACTTTTTCTGCTAGAGTCTAAAATCTGTCTAAAGTTAACGACCAAGGGTGATCATCTTGGTTTACGGTAGACGTACTTTTGCGGGTTGACTTGTTGCCCAGCCCGCAATACTTCGTAATGCACATGAGGTCCAGTTGAACGTCCTGTGCTTCCCATAGAGGCTATCTTTTGTCCCTTGGTAACGACATCACCAAGGTGCACGCTAATACTTGCGTTGTGTCCATAACGAGTCCGTAACCCGTTACCATGATCAATTTCAACTAAATTTCCATATCCAAACATGCTACCCGCCCAAGTTACTACGCCTGAACCAGTAGCAAGGACATCTTCACCTTCAGTACCAGCAAAATCAATGCCCTTATGCATTGCTCTTCGACCTGAAAAAGGATCGTTACGTAATCCGTATGGAGAAGATAGCCAACCTTTATTAATTGGACGGCCAGAAATGTATCGCTCACCATCTATATGGTGATGAGTTACAACGGTTTCAAGTACTTCGAGTTTTTGTTGTCGATTTTCGATACGGTACGCAAGATCATCCATGTCCTGAAGTAGTTGATCAAGCTGAATACTTTCGCCAATGTCACTGACACCACCAACACCAACTTCACTGGAAAAATCAAATTGATCAGCTAAGTGGTTCTTCTTAGCGACTTGCTGACCTAAGGCTTCTACTCGAGTAAGGTTAGCTTGCATGCGAGCAACTTGAGTCGCTAACTGTGCAATTTGAGCTTGAGTTTTCTGCTTAAGGTTTGTGACTTCTTCCTTTTGCATCTGTCTTTGATGCTTTGCAGAATTAATACTGGCTTGCTGATCGACAAATCGCTGATTATTATAGTGGTATGCGCTCACAATGATTGCGATAAGCGTCACAGGCAGTAATAGCCATCGCTTACCTAATTCAATGCGTTTTGCACCTTGTTTACCTTGTATAAATAAAGTGACACTCATAACCATCAACCAGTATCGTTAATATGAAAAAGCTTCCTCAAGAACTCAATCAATTGCTCAATGGCTCAGGTGCATTACCTGAACTAAAAGAGAAAGCCGAACTAATTTTGCGTTTGAACCAATTGCTAAAACAGCTTTTACAAGGTCCAATTGTCGAGCAAGTGCATGTGGCAAATTTGCGCCAAAACACCTTAATTCTTGAAACACCTTCCGCCGTTTGGGCGACTCGATTAAATGCTCAAAAATCTCAAATATTACTTACTATTCAAAACGAAGCGTTGCCCATGCTCACTGGAATTGACGTTAAAGTCAACCCAAGGCTATCAACTCATCACTCAAAAGCACCTATAGAACACGCAAAACTCAGTAAAACTTCGGCTTCTCATATTGAAGCACTGGCAGAGCATGTTGAGGGAGAATTAGGCCAGAAACTAAAACGGCTGGCTGCATTAGCCAGCCGTAATAGGCAATCTTAGGTGCTTAGGCCATGGCAGCCGCATTACTTGGGCTGACAAATTGCACAGGAACATCCGCTTCTTGTTCGTAACTTACTAGCTCCCACGCTTCTTGGTGGGCCAGTAACGCACGAACTAATTTGTTATTTAGGGCATGACCCGTTTTGTACGCACAAAATTCGCCAATCAACGCATGACCAGCGACATATAAGTCACCAAATGCATCAAGAATTTTGTGTTTTAAAAATTCATCGTCATATCTCAGACCGTCTGGATTCAATACACGATATTCATCAAGTACAACTGCATTTTCCATGCTGCCACCTAACGCAAGGTTGTTGGCTCTTAAATACTCAATATCGCGCATAAAACCAAAAGTACGTGCGCGACTAATATCTTTAACAAACCCTGATGTAGAGAAGTCCATCACCATGTGTTGTTGGCTACGAGAGATTTCTGGGTGATCAAAGTCAATTTTGAAATCGACTTTAAAGCCAGAGTAAGGCTTAATTTCAGCCCATTTATCTCCATCTTCAACACGGATGGTTTCTTTTATTCTAATGTATTTTTTCGCTGCAGATTGCTGAGCAATACCTGCCGACTGTAATAGGAATACAAACGGGCTAGCACTGCCATCCATAATTGGGATTTCCTCGGCATCGACATCGATATAGGCATTATCGATACCTAAACCCGCCAAGGCAGCAAATAAATGTTCGATGGTCTGAATTTTTACACCATCGTCATTCACTAATACGGTACAAAGCATGGTTTCACGAACTTGATCCGCTTTAGCTGGAATAGCCACTGCAGGCTCCAGATCGGTACGCATAAATACAATACCTGTATTTACGGGTGCAGGGCGAATGGCAAGTGTAACTTTACGACCAGAGTGCAAACCCACACCCGTCGTTTTCACCATTTTTTGAACTGTTCTTTGAAAAATCATGCAGTTACCTGTATTTGTTTTTTCTATAGGTCAGTAAAGGAACCCACTTAACGTCGCAGGCTGACTTAAGTGGGTCGAATATACTAACACATTTTGTATACGACACAAAAATCCACCATTTAAATGATGCTTTATGTCGTACATGCCCTAAAGGACATTGGCTGACCTAAATTTAGTCAGCTTGCTTGCGTAAAAACGCAGGAATATCTAGATAGTCTAGCTTATTATCTGGCGTTGGTGATGTTTGGGTTGCAGGAACCACATTGCCAGTTGGCGTTGCTACTCCTACTTTTGTATCGTCAATCGCTAGATTTTCAGCAACACTTACAGTCACAGGCTCGACTTCAACACGAGGAGCTGGCGCTGGCGTATTGGTTTTATTTACCAGTGTAATATCTGGTTTTTTCTCTGCACCAATCCCCGTTGCAACTACAGTTACTCGTAATTCATCACTCATTTCAGGGTCGATAACAGCACCAACGACTACGGTTGCATTATCTGAAGCGTAAGCCTTGACGTGATTACCCACAGTCTCAAACTCTTCAATGCTCATGTCCATACCAGCAGTGATGTTCACTAACACACCACGAGCACCAGCAAGGTCAATATCCTCAAGTAATGGACTTGCTACAGCAGATTCAGCCGCTTCTTCAGCACGGTCTTCACCACTCGCAATTCCTGTACCCATCATGGCGTTACCCATTTCAGACATTACTGTTTTTACGTCTGCAAAGTCGACGTTAATCAAACCAGGACGAGTAATCAGTTCAGCAATGCCTTGAACCGCGCCAAGCAGTACGTTGTTAGCTGCCGCAA is a window encoding:
- a CDS encoding M23 family metallopeptidase, translating into MSVTLFIQGKQGAKRIELGKRWLLLPVTLIAIIVSAYHYNNQRFVDQQASINSAKHQRQMQKEEVTNLKQKTQAQIAQLATQVARMQANLTRVEALGQQVAKKNHLADQFDFSSEVGVGGVSDIGESIQLDQLLQDMDDLAYRIENRQQKLEVLETVVTHHHIDGERYISGRPINKGWLSSPYGLRNDPFSGRRAMHKGIDFAGTEGEDVLATGSGVVTWAGSMFGYGNLVEIDHGNGLRTRYGHNASISVHLGDVVTKGQKIASMGSTGRSTGPHVHYEVLRAGQQVNPQKYVYRKPR
- the secA gene encoding preprotein translocase subunit SecA; protein product: MFGKLLTKIFGSRNERTLKSLGKVVTQINAMEADFEKLSDNELAEKTNEFRKRIEDGETLDSITPEAFAVVREASKRVFEMRHFDVQLLGGMVLDSNRIAEMRTGEGKTLTATLPAYLNALTGKGVHIITVNDYLAGRDAELNRPLFEFLGLSVGINVAGLAPEEKKQAYAADITYGTNNEFGFDYLRDNMAFSPQERVQRPLHYALIDEVDSILIDEARTPLIISGAAEDSSELYIKVNKLIPNLVSQEKEDSDEFTGDGDYSVDEKSKQVHMTERGQEKIENLLIETGLLQEGDSLYSAANISLLHHVNAGLRAHTLFEKDVDYIVADGEVVIVDEHTGRTMPGRRWSEGLHQAVEAKEGVDIQNENQTLASITFQNYFRLYEKLAGMTGTADTEAFEFQHIYGLDTVVVPTNKPMIRDDRADLVYLTAREKYNAILDDIRDCRERGQPVLVGTVSIEQSELLSRLMKQEKIPHHVLNAKFHEKEAEIVAQAGRSGSVTVATNMAGRGTDIVLGGNWNVEVAALDNPTDDQVAKIKSDWQIRHDEVVAAGGLHILGTERHESRRIDNQLRGRSGRQGDAGSSRFYLSMEDSLMRIFASDRVSGMMKKLGMEEGEAIEHPWVSRAIENAQRKVEARNFDIRKQLLEFDDVANDQRQVVYSQRNDLMDAEHIEETIASIKDDVLNGMIDQYIPPQSIEELWDVPGLETRLQQEFGLKLPVQEWLDKEDDLHEETLRERIVDTWAKEYAQKQEMVGPDVLRQFEKSVMLQTLDTLWKEHLAAMDHLRQGIHLRGYAQKNPKQEYKRESFELFQEMLESLKYDVISILSKVQVQAQSEVEEMEQRRREEEARLHREYQHAQAESMASGDEMTAEMANHTPIVREGEKIGRNDPCPCGSGKKYKQCHGRLN
- a CDS encoding DUF721 domain-containing protein, with protein sequence MKKLPQELNQLLNGSGALPELKEKAELILRLNQLLKQLLQGPIVEQVHVANLRQNTLILETPSAVWATRLNAQKSQILLTIQNEALPMLTGIDVKVNPRLSTHHSKAPIEHAKLSKTSASHIEALAEHVEGELGQKLKRLAALASRNRQS
- the lpxC gene encoding UDP-3-O-acyl-N-acetylglucosamine deacetylase, translated to MIFQRTVQKMVKTTGVGLHSGRKVTLAIRPAPVNTGIVFMRTDLEPAVAIPAKADQVRETMLCTVLVNDDGVKIQTIEHLFAALAGLGIDNAYIDVDAEEIPIMDGSASPFVFLLQSAGIAQQSAAKKYIRIKETIRVEDGDKWAEIKPYSGFKVDFKIDFDHPEISRSQQHMVMDFSTSGFVKDISRARTFGFMRDIEYLRANNLALGGSMENAVVLDEYRVLNPDGLRYDDEFLKHKILDAFGDLYVAGHALIGEFCAYKTGHALNNKLVRALLAHQEAWELVSYEQEADVPVQFVSPSNAAAMA
- the ftsZ gene encoding cell division protein FtsZ yields the protein MFEIMDTHSDEAVIKVIGVGGGGGNAVEHMVKHNIEGVEFVATNTDAQALRKSSAGATIQLGRDITKGLGAGANPEVGRLAAEEDKDNIRAAIKGCDMIFIAAGMGGGTGTGAAPVVAQIAKEEGILTVAVVTKPFPFEGKKRMTFADEGIVELGKHVDSLITIPNEKLLKVLGRGTSLLDAFAAANNVLLGAVQGIAELITRPGLINVDFADVKTVMSEMGNAMMGTGIASGEDRAEEAAESAVASPLLEDIDLAGARGVLVNITAGMDMSIEEFETVGNHVKAYASDNATVVVGAVIDPEMSDELRVTVVATGIGAEKKPDITLVNKTNTPAPAPRVEVEPVTVSVAENLAIDDTKVGVATPTGNVVPATQTSPTPDNKLDYLDIPAFLRKQAD